A single genomic interval of Zunongwangia sp. HGR-M22 harbors:
- a CDS encoding SRPBCC family protein, with product MTLFFYVAIALITFVAFLHAWSKKDYDVSRTIVINRPKANVYAFIRHLENQKLWNSWYLKSENITTKFKGTDGKLNAICYWRGNDKIGEGTQKITKIKPGKVLETKILLLKPTKAVALGYFATKEIQPERTKIIFGLRGYLAFPYSVISIFYSMENRLGKECEESLQNLKRELEK from the coding sequence ATGACGCTTTTTTTCTACGTCGCCATTGCTTTGATCACCTTTGTGGCCTTTTTGCACGCTTGGTCTAAGAAAGATTATGATGTAAGTAGAACCATTGTTATTAACCGACCTAAGGCAAATGTTTATGCCTTTATACGCCATTTGGAAAATCAAAAACTCTGGAACTCCTGGTATCTAAAATCAGAAAATATTACAACTAAATTTAAAGGTACAGATGGAAAATTAAATGCTATCTGTTACTGGAGAGGCAACGATAAAATAGGAGAGGGGACACAAAAAATTACAAAAATAAAGCCCGGAAAAGTTTTAGAAACTAAAATTTTGCTTTTAAAACCCACAAAAGCTGTTGCGCTGGGTTATTTTGCCACCAAAGAAATTCAACCAGAAAGAACTAAAATAATTTTCGGGCTACGAGGGTATTTAGCTTTTCCGTATTCTGTTATATCAATATTCTACAGTATGGAAAATCGCTTAGGTAAAGAATGTGAAGAAAGTTTACAAAACTTAAAGCGAGAATTAGAAAAATAA
- the nadC gene encoding carboxylating nicotinate-nucleotide diphosphorylase, giving the protein MISAAQFEKEIELIISNAIREDVGDGDHSSLACIPAEAQGKAKLLVKDNGILAGVDFAKKVFAYVDPEAKLDIKIKDGEKVKKGDIAFYVEASSQSILKAERLVLNAMQRMSAIATKTKEFVDKLEGTGTKILDTRKTTPGIRALEKWAVKIGGGENHRFALYDMIMLKDNHIDFAGGIAKAIQKTKRYLETNNLDLKIIVEARDMQEIEEILNEGGVYRILIDNFNYDETKKAVNFISNQCLTESSGGITLETARKYAECGVDYISSGALTHSVYNMDLSLKAM; this is encoded by the coding sequence ATGATCTCAGCAGCACAATTTGAAAAAGAAATTGAATTAATAATTAGCAACGCCATTCGCGAAGATGTTGGCGATGGCGATCATAGTTCTCTTGCTTGCATTCCGGCAGAAGCACAAGGAAAAGCGAAACTACTGGTAAAAGATAATGGCATTCTTGCCGGTGTTGATTTTGCTAAAAAAGTCTTTGCTTATGTTGATCCTGAAGCGAAATTAGATATTAAAATAAAGGATGGTGAGAAAGTAAAAAAGGGAGATATTGCTTTTTATGTTGAAGCAAGTTCGCAGTCTATTTTAAAAGCTGAACGATTGGTGCTGAATGCTATGCAGCGTATGAGTGCCATTGCCACCAAAACGAAAGAATTTGTAGATAAGCTGGAAGGTACGGGAACAAAAATTTTGGATACCAGAAAGACAACACCCGGCATTAGAGCTTTAGAAAAATGGGCAGTTAAGATAGGCGGAGGTGAAAACCACCGTTTCGCGTTGTACGATATGATTATGCTTAAAGATAATCATATTGATTTTGCAGGAGGAATTGCAAAAGCTATACAGAAAACAAAAAGATACCTGGAAACGAACAATCTTGACCTTAAAATTATCGTAGAAGCTAGAGATATGCAGGAAATTGAAGAGATTTTAAATGAAGGTGGAGTTTATCGAATTTTGATTGATAATTTTAATTATGATGAGACCAAAAAAGCAGTCAATTTTATAAGTAATCAATGCTTAACAGAATCTAGTGGCGGCATTACTTTGGAAACTGCAAGAAAGTATGCTGAATGTGGCGTAGATTATATTTCTAGTGGTGCATTAACACATTCGGTTTATAATATGGATCTTAGCTTAAAAGCTATGTAA
- a CDS encoding carboxypeptidase-like regulatory domain-containing protein translates to MKHLVTLLFTVIFTCQIASAQDVISGTVMNAANDVALENVHVVNLNQVKGNISDENGSFEIAATVNDTLYFTYIGFKSIKVRVTNDWLKYGNVKVKMTEVGIALEEVTVSDVKLTGYLEIDAKNIPIYENKRYSISGLNSGYEAGDSSPSAFNKVIGSIFNPADALNNLFSRKERQMRKLRKMKDDESIRELLGSKYNRETLTAMLQMSRAEIEEVLSRCSYSEDFVRTATDLQILDAISGCWEEYKLLQRNKN, encoded by the coding sequence ATGAAGCATTTAGTTACATTATTATTTACAGTTATTTTCACTTGCCAAATTGCAAGTGCTCAGGATGTTATTTCAGGAACCGTGATGAATGCCGCTAACGATGTGGCTTTGGAGAATGTTCATGTGGTGAACTTAAACCAGGTTAAAGGAAATATTTCAGATGAAAATGGATCTTTTGAGATTGCGGCAACTGTAAATGATACTTTATATTTTACTTATATCGGTTTTAAATCAATCAAAGTTAGAGTTACCAACGATTGGTTGAAATACGGCAATGTAAAAGTAAAAATGACTGAAGTAGGTATCGCTTTAGAAGAAGTTACCGTGAGTGATGTAAAACTTACAGGCTATCTTGAAATTGATGCTAAGAACATACCTATTTACGAAAATAAGAGATATAGCATTTCCGGCCTTAACAGTGGATACGAGGCCGGGGATTCTTCTCCTAGTGCATTTAATAAAGTTATAGGATCTATCTTTAATCCTGCTGATGCTTTAAATAATCTGTTTAGCCGAAAAGAGCGCCAGATGCGAAAACTTAGAAAAATGAAGGATGACGAAAGTATTCGTGAACTTTTAGGATCTAAGTACAACCGTGAAACACTCACGGCAATGCTACAAATGAGCAGAGCTGAAATTGAAGAGGTATTAAGTAGATGTAGTTACTCTGAAGATTTTGTAAGAACTGCTACAGATTTGCAGATTCTTGATGCAATTAGTGGTTGTTGGGAAGAGTATAAACTACTTCAGCGAAATAAAAATTAG
- a CDS encoding TrmH family RNA methyltransferase encodes MENPALLTYLEDFLTDRRKSLMKKVIDQRTNHITVATQDVFQLHNTSAVIRSCDVFGIQNAHVIEEKFPKRIDREIAMGAQKWVTINRHSSAKECISHLRANGYQIVATSPHTDSLHLKDFDISKKSALFFGTERHGLSDEIMAAADCTLKIPMYGFTESLNISVSAAIILQTLAERMRAEGVKWELTEEEKSDLKLEWLKNNLKNSAELISHFCSK; translated from the coding sequence ATGGAAAACCCTGCTCTGCTTACGTATTTAGAAGATTTTCTTACCGATCGTAGAAAATCTCTTATGAAAAAAGTTATTGATCAACGAACTAATCATATAACAGTAGCTACTCAAGATGTTTTTCAATTGCATAATACAAGCGCGGTAATTAGAAGTTGTGATGTTTTTGGGATACAAAACGCGCATGTTATAGAAGAAAAATTTCCCAAGCGTATCGATCGTGAAATTGCAATGGGAGCGCAAAAATGGGTAACAATAAATCGTCATTCTTCAGCAAAAGAATGTATTTCGCATTTACGCGCTAATGGTTATCAGATCGTTGCTACCAGTCCGCATACTGATTCCTTACATTTAAAAGATTTTGATATTAGTAAAAAATCAGCTTTATTTTTTGGAACGGAGCGGCATGGATTGTCTGATGAAATTATGGCAGCTGCAGATTGTACTTTGAAAATACCAATGTATGGTTTTACGGAAAGTTTGAATATTTCGGTTTCCGCAGCTATTATTCTACAAACTTTAGCTGAAAGAATGAGAGCCGAAGGCGTAAAATGGGAATTAACAGAAGAAGAAAAAAGCGATTTGAAGCTGGAATGGCTGAAAAATAATTTGAAGAACAGTGCCGAGCTAATTTCTCATTTTTGTTCGAAATAA
- the purB gene encoding adenylosuccinate lyase translates to MTSLNAISPIDGRYHSKTKALSAYFSEEALIKYRVKVEVEYFIALCKLPLPQLKDVNESIFPELRALYENFSSQDAQAIKEIEKTTNHDVKAVEYFLKEEFAKLGLENSKEFIHFGLTSQDINNTAVPLSLKDAIEETYIPELDEILDKLKSLSQEWKDIPLLARTHGQPASPTRLGKEIEVFTVRLKEQKQLLEACSHAAKFGGATGNYNAHFVAYPEVDWKKFGTGFVENTLSLKHSFPTTQIEHYDHMAAIFDALKRINTILLDLDKDIWTYVSMDYFKQKIKAGEIGSSAMPHKVNPIDFENSEGNLGIANVLFEHLSSKLPVSRLQRDLTDSTVLRNIGVPIGHTIIAFKSTLKGLNKLLLNEEKLNADLEANWAVVAEAIQTILRREGFKNPYETLKGLTRTNEKINKTSIANFIETLEVEPHIKEELKKITPQNYTGI, encoded by the coding sequence ATGACATCGCTAAACGCAATTTCTCCTATAGATGGAAGATATCATTCTAAAACTAAAGCTTTATCGGCTTATTTTAGTGAAGAAGCGCTTATAAAATATCGTGTAAAAGTAGAGGTTGAATATTTTATTGCGCTATGCAAATTACCGCTTCCGCAGTTAAAAGACGTAAATGAGTCAATTTTTCCTGAGCTTAGAGCTTTGTACGAAAACTTTTCTTCTCAAGATGCGCAGGCCATCAAAGAAATAGAAAAAACGACCAATCACGATGTAAAAGCTGTCGAATATTTTCTGAAAGAAGAGTTTGCAAAATTAGGCTTAGAGAATTCAAAAGAATTTATACATTTTGGACTTACCTCTCAAGATATTAATAATACAGCGGTACCACTTTCTTTAAAAGATGCAATCGAAGAAACCTATATTCCAGAATTAGATGAAATTTTGGATAAATTAAAATCGCTTAGCCAAGAGTGGAAAGATATTCCATTATTAGCTCGTACACACGGGCAGCCCGCATCCCCTACTCGTCTTGGTAAAGAAATAGAAGTTTTCACTGTTCGCTTAAAAGAACAAAAGCAACTTTTAGAAGCATGTAGCCATGCAGCCAAATTTGGTGGTGCTACCGGAAATTATAATGCACATTTTGTTGCTTACCCTGAAGTTGACTGGAAAAAGTTTGGTACCGGTTTCGTAGAAAATACGTTGTCTTTGAAGCATTCTTTCCCAACTACACAAATTGAACATTACGACCATATGGCCGCAATTTTCGATGCTTTAAAACGTATAAATACGATTTTATTGGATCTTGATAAAGACATTTGGACCTATGTTTCCATGGATTATTTTAAGCAAAAAATCAAAGCAGGAGAAATTGGAAGTTCTGCTATGCCACATAAAGTAAACCCTATAGATTTTGAAAATAGCGAAGGAAATTTAGGAATTGCAAATGTGTTATTCGAACATTTATCTTCTAAATTACCGGTTAGCAGATTGCAAAGAGACCTTACAGATAGTACTGTTTTAAGAAATATTGGGGTTCCTATAGGACATACCATCATTGCTTTTAAATCTACTCTAAAAGGTTTAAATAAATTATTGCTGAATGAAGAAAAACTCAATGCCGATCTTGAAGCAAATTGGGCCGTTGTAGCTGAAGCAATTCAGACCATTTTAAGACGTGAAGGTTTCAAGAATCCTTATGAAACTTTAAAAGGGCTTACCAGAACTAACGAGAAAATAAACAAAACAAGCATCGCAAATTTTATTGAAACTCTGGAAGTAGAACCACATATTAAAGAGGAACTTAAAAAAATAACTCCGCAAAATTATACCGGAATTTAA
- the rlmH gene encoding 23S rRNA (pseudouridine(1915)-N(3))-methyltransferase RlmH, which yields MTIKLLCIGKTDSKELQNLIEVYLKRLQFYTKFDIDIIPDLKKAKNLDENQQKVKEGELILNRVQTSDFLVLLDENGKQFSSEAFSEYLQKRMNSGLKQLIFVIGGPYGFSEAIYQRANGKISLSKMTFSHQMVRLFITEQIYRGFTILKNEPYHHR from the coding sequence ATGACGATAAAATTACTCTGCATAGGAAAAACCGATAGTAAGGAATTACAAAACCTTATAGAGGTCTATCTAAAACGGCTTCAGTTTTATACGAAGTTTGACATCGATATTATTCCCGATCTCAAAAAAGCAAAGAATCTAGACGAAAATCAGCAAAAAGTAAAAGAAGGAGAATTGATTCTGAACAGAGTGCAAACTTCAGATTTTTTAGTATTATTGGATGAAAACGGAAAACAATTTTCTTCGGAAGCTTTTTCAGAATATCTTCAGAAAAGAATGAATAGCGGCCTTAAACAACTCATTTTTGTTATTGGCGGGCCTTATGGATTCTCTGAAGCAATATACCAACGCGCCAATGGTAAAATCTCTTTATCGAAAATGACATTTTCCCACCAAATGGTGCGACTTTTTATTACTGAACAAATTTACCGAGGATTTACCATACTTAAAAACGAACCTTATCATCATAGATAA
- a CDS encoding non-canonical purine NTP diphosphatase, giving the protein MELVFATHNKNKFKEIEAMLPEHITLLSLDDIGCTEDIAETADTIDGNAILKAEYVRHRYGYNCFADDTGLEVEALAGAPGVYSARYAGEQKDDKANIKKLLEQLENKESRKARFKTVIALNLKDNENLFTGICKGHITETASGAKGFGYDPVFRPEGYDRTFAEMEMQEKAKISHRGKAFSELIDYLSK; this is encoded by the coding sequence ATGGAATTAGTATTTGCAACGCACAATAAGAATAAATTTAAAGAAATTGAAGCCATGCTTCCTGAGCATATCACATTATTATCTTTAGATGATATTGGATGTACTGAAGATATTGCTGAAACGGCCGATACCATAGATGGAAATGCCATTTTAAAAGCTGAATATGTTAGGCATCGTTACGGTTACAACTGCTTTGCCGATGATACAGGTCTGGAAGTTGAAGCGCTGGCTGGTGCGCCAGGAGTATATTCGGCAAGATATGCCGGTGAACAAAAAGACGATAAAGCTAACATAAAAAAATTGTTAGAGCAACTTGAAAACAAAGAATCTAGAAAGGCACGTTTTAAAACAGTTATTGCTTTAAATTTAAAAGATAACGAAAATCTTTTTACAGGCATTTGTAAAGGGCACATTACAGAAACTGCTAGCGGTGCAAAAGGATTTGGATATGATCCAGTTTTTAGACCCGAAGGCTATGATCGCACATTTGCCGAAATGGAAATGCAGGAAAAAGCTAAAATTAGTCATCGCGGAAAAGCTTTTAGTGAGTTAATAGACTACCTATCAAAATAA
- a CDS encoding DEAD/DEAH box helicase: protein MNKFQELGLNSSILKAIEDMGFESPSEVQEKTIPILLDEETDMVALAQTGTGKTAAFGFPLIQKINPKSKHTQALILSPTRELCLQITNELKNYSKYEPSLHPVAVYGGASITDQARQIERGAQIIVATPGRMQDMIRRKLTDISKIEYCVLDEADEMLNMGFYEDITSILSHTPKEKNTWLFSATMPKEVATIAKKFMRSPIEITVGSKNMGATNVSHEFYLVNARDRYAALKRLADANPEIFSVIFCRTKRDTQKVAERLIEDGYSAAALHGDLSQNQRDLVMKSFRTRQIQMLVATDVAARGIDVDDITHVINYQLPDEVETYTHRSGRTGRAGKTGTSMVIVSKSELRKIKSIERIIKQSFDEKQLPDGKDICKVQLLHLANDIKNTEINHDIDEYLPNINKVLEDFSKEELIKKFFSVEFTRFSNYYKKANDLAPVSGGSNVDLDPNSTRYFMNVGKKDGFDWMSLKDFLKDALQLGKDGVFKVDVKDSFSFFNTENSETDKVINAFSDFEYQGRRINVEITKNSNSGGGKGGRGRKGRKGGDGSFGKRDFKSGGKGRSRSNDSKDSGFKGKKSKRSGSRGNNIESSIKRRKSKK, encoded by the coding sequence ATGAATAAATTCCAAGAATTAGGTTTAAATTCCTCTATTTTAAAAGCAATTGAAGACATGGGCTTTGAAAGTCCAAGTGAAGTACAGGAAAAAACCATCCCCATTTTATTAGACGAAGAGACCGATATGGTTGCCTTAGCCCAGACCGGGACAGGAAAGACGGCAGCTTTTGGTTTCCCTTTGATTCAGAAAATCAATCCAAAATCAAAGCACACACAGGCATTAATTTTATCTCCTACAAGAGAATTATGCTTGCAAATTACGAACGAATTAAAAAATTATTCTAAATACGAGCCTTCGCTACATCCGGTAGCCGTTTATGGAGGTGCTAGTATTACAGACCAAGCGAGGCAAATAGAGCGCGGAGCCCAAATTATCGTTGCAACTCCCGGGAGAATGCAAGATATGATTAGACGTAAGCTTACCGATATTTCTAAAATCGAGTATTGCGTTTTAGATGAAGCAGATGAAATGTTGAATATGGGATTTTATGAAGATATAACTTCTATCTTATCTCATACTCCAAAAGAGAAAAACACCTGGTTATTCTCTGCAACGATGCCAAAAGAAGTGGCTACAATTGCAAAAAAGTTTATGCGTTCTCCTATCGAAATTACCGTTGGTAGTAAAAATATGGGAGCAACAAATGTATCTCATGAGTTTTATTTGGTAAATGCCAGAGATCGTTATGCGGCACTTAAAAGATTAGCAGATGCCAATCCAGAGATTTTTTCAGTAATATTTTGTCGCACCAAACGTGACACGCAAAAAGTAGCCGAACGATTAATCGAAGATGGTTATAGCGCTGCTGCACTACACGGAGATTTGAGTCAGAATCAACGTGATTTGGTAATGAAATCTTTTAGAACTCGCCAAATCCAAATGTTAGTTGCTACAGATGTGGCTGCACGAGGAATTGATGTAGACGACATTACTCACGTAATAAATTACCAGTTACCAGATGAAGTTGAAACCTATACGCACCGTAGTGGTCGTACCGGACGTGCTGGTAAAACAGGAACATCGATGGTAATTGTTTCTAAAAGTGAGCTTAGAAAAATTAAAAGTATCGAGCGAATCATCAAACAATCTTTTGATGAAAAGCAGCTACCAGATGGTAAAGATATTTGTAAAGTACAGCTTCTTCATCTTGCAAATGATATTAAGAATACAGAAATTAATCATGATATTGATGAATATCTGCCTAATATCAATAAAGTACTCGAAGATTTCAGTAAAGAAGAGCTTATCAAAAAATTCTTTTCAGTAGAATTTACAAGATTCTCTAATTACTATAAAAAGGCGAATGATCTTGCTCCTGTTAGTGGTGGATCAAACGTAGATCTAGATCCAAACTCCACCCGATATTTTATGAATGTTGGTAAGAAAGATGGATTTGATTGGATGAGTCTTAAGGATTTTCTTAAAGATGCCTTGCAGTTAGGTAAAGATGGTGTTTTTAAAGTAGATGTAAAAGACAGCTTCTCTTTCTTTAATACTGAAAATTCTGAAACTGATAAAGTTATCAATGCTTTTAGCGATTTCGAATATCAGGGAAGAAGAATTAATGTTGAAATTACCAAAAACTCCAATAGTGGGGGCGGTAAAGGCGGTCGCGGACGTAAAGGTCGTAAAGGCGGTGACGGTAGTTTTGGAAAACGAGATTTTAAATCTGGCGGAAAAGGCAGATCAAGATCAAATGACTCTAAAGACTCTGGTTTTAAAGGAAAAAAAAGTAAACGATCAGGAAGTCGTGGTAATAATATAGAAAGTTCAATTAAAAGAAGAAAATCTAAAAAATAA
- a CDS encoding SIR2 family NAD-dependent protein deacylase codes for MKNLVVLTGAGISAESGIKTFRDEDGLWEGHDVMQVASPMGWKKNKELVLDFYNKRRRQLLSVQPNEAHLVLAELENDFNVEIITQNIDDLHERAGSSNVLHLHGELLKVRSTFDEDLLLDWKEDLNIGDFCEHNFQLRPHVVWFGEAVPMMEKAIQKVSHADIIAIVGTSMQVYPAAGLVDFAQPKTPVYFIDPKPSIQENNHLTIFAEKAVTGVPKLAKELREKFN; via the coding sequence ATGAAAAATCTAGTTGTACTTACGGGAGCAGGAATTAGCGCCGAAAGCGGTATAAAAACTTTTAGAGACGAAGATGGCCTTTGGGAAGGCCACGATGTGATGCAAGTAGCCTCGCCAATGGGTTGGAAAAAAAATAAAGAATTGGTTCTCGATTTTTATAATAAGCGCAGAAGGCAATTACTTAGCGTTCAACCAAATGAAGCTCATCTTGTATTAGCTGAATTAGAGAATGATTTTAATGTTGAAATTATAACGCAGAATATTGATGATCTTCATGAAAGAGCCGGCAGTTCTAATGTTTTGCATCTACATGGCGAATTATTGAAAGTAAGAAGCACTTTTGATGAAGATCTGCTATTAGATTGGAAGGAAGATCTTAATATTGGTGATTTTTGCGAACATAATTTTCAGTTACGACCGCATGTAGTATGGTTTGGAGAGGCGGTCCCAATGATGGAAAAAGCAATACAAAAAGTTTCCCATGCCGATATTATTGCAATAGTTGGAACTTCGATGCAGGTCTATCCTGCTGCAGGTCTTGTCGATTTTGCTCAACCAAAAACACCTGTGTATTTTATCGATCCTAAGCCTAGTATTCAGGAAAATAACCATCTAACTATATTCGCTGAAAAAGCCGTTACTGGGGTGCCTAAGCTGGCAAAAGAACTTCGAGAAAAATTTAATTGA